The proteins below come from a single Campylobacter sp. CCUG 57310 genomic window:
- a CDS encoding HD domain-containing protein: MINANLIEHIFKAASISRWNDYPKMTNLVELDKQAHKFIIAYFIAKLERDVDMNYTIEAGIFEFFARVVVTDIRPDVFHQIQKQKSEQINGWVLNILENLVRDIDGGKFLERLRNYLLKKDKKHAKERLILKAASYLATRWEFSIVYQTSQFLSDIEELKSKVEEELEDYYELIGVRKIVMNQKLAKLVDLSGRLRFQKRWAQTPRIPETAVLGHMLVVAILSYFYSLEVKACAKRLENNFFCALFHDLPESLTRDIISPVKYGVEGLNEIITEYEMRLIDERILPFVPDSFRDEFSYILGIREQNGKFVKNEFENRICEKKPAYHEGTMDNVNEDKFNAIDGKALKHCDKLAAFIEAGISISYGVKSKELIDGFNNMDSFFKNKPSVDGVNFAKICEEFKEHFSLLQVKI, encoded by the coding sequence GACTATCCGAAGATGACGAATTTAGTTGAGCTTGATAAGCAGGCTCATAAATTCATAATCGCTTATTTCATAGCAAAACTAGAACGTGACGTCGATATGAACTATACCATTGAAGCGGGAATTTTCGAGTTTTTTGCGCGAGTAGTGGTTACCGATATCCGCCCTGACGTATTTCATCAGATACAAAAGCAAAAGAGCGAACAGATAAACGGCTGGGTTCTAAATATACTTGAAAATTTGGTTCGCGACATCGACGGAGGCAAATTTTTAGAACGCCTTAGAAATTATCTGCTTAAAAAAGATAAAAAGCATGCCAAAGAGCGCCTTATCTTAAAGGCGGCAAGCTATCTTGCAACTCGCTGGGAATTTTCTATCGTATATCAAACAAGTCAGTTTTTAAGCGATATAGAAGAGCTAAAAAGCAAGGTCGAAGAGGAGCTTGAGGACTATTACGAGCTAATCGGAGTGCGAAAAATAGTGATGAATCAAAAGCTAGCCAAGCTTGTGGATCTAAGCGGAAGGCTTCGCTTTCAAAAGCGCTGGGCTCAAACTCCGCGAATTCCCGAAACCGCCGTACTTGGGCATATGCTTGTGGTTGCGATTTTGAGTTATTTTTATTCTCTTGAAGTTAAAGCTTGTGCAAAAAGGCTTGAAAATAACTTCTTTTGCGCTCTTTTTCACGACCTTCCCGAAAGCCTTACAAGGGACATCATAAGCCCCGTGAAATACGGAGTTGAAGGACTAAATGAGATTATAACGGAGTATGAGATGAGGCTCATTGACGAGCGAATTTTGCCTTTCGTGCCTGATAGCTTTAGAGATGAGTTTAGCTACATTTTAGGTATTAGAGAGCAAAACGGAAAATTCGTAAAAAACGAGTTTGAGAATAGAATTTGCGAGAAAAAGCCAGCCTATCACGAAGGTACGATGGACAATGTAAATGAGGATAAATTTAACGCAATCGACGGTAAGGCGCTTAAGCACTGCGATAAGCTTGCGGCATTTATCGAGGCGGGGATTTCTATAAGCTACGGCGTGAAGTCAAAAGAGCTGATTGACGGCTTTAACAATATGGATAGTTTTTTTAAGAATAAGCCAAGCGTGGATGGTGTGAATTTCGCTAAAATTTGCGAGGAATTTAAAGAGCATTTTTCTCTTTTGCAAGTAAAAATTTAA